In the genome of Maniola jurtina chromosome 3, ilManJurt1.1, whole genome shotgun sequence, one region contains:
- the LOC123881068 gene encoding carbonyl reductase [NADPH] 1-like, whose amino-acid sequence MASDNVITLFAASIISAAMINVAIVVGAASNLGYQVLKKLTKVYNGKIYFTAEDESTGYNIHDVLKKNNANLEYFKVDFAYTKSIIKFRHHIQDRDERIELLINITDYVPTERHLSHFEKVRRTLSVNFYGYINFGKLVYPLLTENARVVNVSGPAGLLTTVENEVIRKRISNPELTEDELVAIIQEYEEAARKGVEKTEGWGTSVTAFSKVALSAVTFLQHRQWSDKGVVINCVNPGNVTSREDRKSTKVFEEGAKAILYLALEAPLTLKGNFVWSNYNVIEWNSDPFVEVTTV is encoded by the coding sequence ATGGCCTCGGATAACGTTATCACTCTATTTGCCGCTAGTATTATTTCAGCCGCTATGATTAACGTAGCGATCGTCGTGGGAGCGGCTAGCAATCTCGGCTACCAAGTATTAAAGAAGCTAACCAAAGTTTACAATGGAAAGATATACTTCACGGCCGAAGACGAGTCCACCGGGTACAACATTCACGACGTCTTGAAAAAAAACAACGCAAATCTGGAATACTTCAAAGTTGACTTCGCGTACACGAAAAGCATTATAAAGTTTAGACACCACATACAAGACCGAGATGAAAGGATTGAATTATTAATCAACATCACTGACTACGTTCCCACGGAGAGACATTTGTCGCATTTTGAAAAAGTGAGGAGGACACTAAGCGTTAACTTCTACGGATACATAAACTTTGGGAAACTGGTATATCCCTTGTTAACGGAAAACGCTAGAGTCGTCAACGTGTCGGGACCAGCCGGCCTTCTAACCACAGTTGAAAATGAAGTTATAAGAAAAAGAATTAGTAATCCAGAACTGACTGAAGATGAGCTAGTAGCGATCATTCAAGAATACGAAGAAGCTGCTAGAAAAGGTGTTGAAAAAACAGAAGGTTGGGGTACAAGTGTTACAGCTTTTAGCAAAGTTGCGCTAAGTGCTGTCACATTTCTTCAACATAGACAATGGTCTGATAAAGGTGTAGTGATCAACTGCGTGAATCCAGGCAACGTCACTAGTCGCGAAGATAGGAAATCTACTAAAGTGTTCGAGGAAGGCGCCAAGGCGATATTATATTTGGCCTTGGAGGCGCCTTTGACTCTGAAAGGGAATTTTGTGTGGAGCAACTACAATGTGATAGAATGGAACAGTGACCCATTTGTAGAAGTTACTACTGTGTAG